From the genome of Capsicum annuum cultivar UCD-10X-F1 chromosome 4, UCD10Xv1.1, whole genome shotgun sequence:
AACTgttccatgtcatgcctaatagCTTTCCCCTAATATTTCTTCAGCTGGCAACGGACCAGAACCAGTACCACCGGACCGGTTTGATCGGAATCGGAACCGGAACCGGTACCGGAACTGCCTTACCGAATTTGTTGCCAGCCTGAAGTTCAGCCTACCTCTGCTCCGTCTAAAATCATCAATAGTTAGCCTCTCATACCTCTGTACAGGGGCATCCATGCaactcctcatcacatgcctgaACTATCTCGACCTTATTTCCTGCTTCTTGTCTcccaccgaagccactcctaccttctctcaaataatctcatttctaaccttaTCACTCCTATTAAGTCCACACATCTATCACAACATCCTTATCTCCGCCACATTCacttttgaatatgggagttcttaactggccaacactccgctccatacaacatagtcggtcAGACTGTCAATCTATAGAACTTACGtttaagcttgggaggcaccttcttatcacacaagactcccgaagcgagccttcATTTCAACCACTTTGCACCAATACAGTGaatgacatcctcgtcaatctctctaTTCTCCTGAATCTATGATTCTTGAACTATCTCTCTTCCGAATGGCCTGAGAATCCAGTTCTATTACCACGTTTGCCTCATGCGTAaaatcactgaacttacactccaagaaCTCCGTCTTCTTCCTGCTCAACCAAAGCTTTTATAAATCTAGcgtctgtctccaaacctccaacttatcattaacttttTTCGGGTCTCATCAATAagcactacatcatctgcaaatagcatacaccaagaCACCTCCCCTTAAATACTTCGCATCAATATATCCATCACCAAGGTGAATAAAAATGGATTAAAAGTCTATCCCTGGTGCAACGTTGTCAAAACAGGAAAATGCTCTAAATCTCCTTCTACCGTCCTCACGTGAGTCTTCACTCTATCTATCGCAcatgtcctgaatcgacctaaTGTACATCACTGACACACCTCTAACCTCCAGGCCCCTCCTCAAGATGAATGAACACCATGTACAAATCCTTCTTCATCTCCCTATACTGCCCTACTGGTCTCCTCACGAGATGAATGACCTCAATAGTCGAGCGGCCTGAcatgaaaccaaactgattctcgaAAATAGTCACAATCCTCCTCATTCTCAAGTCTACCactctttctcaaaccttcaatagtatgactcaacaacttgatacccctatagttgttgcaactctgaatgtcccccttgttcttatataatggaattagcatactccatctccaagcttcGGACATCTTTGttgtcctaaaaatgatgttaaacaatcTTGTTAGTCACTCCATACCTACCCcgctcttccaaaaatccattgAAATCTCGTCTAACCTAGTCACCCGACCCTACACATCCTACGAATAGcacccttgacctcctcaaccttaatatGCCTACAATAGCTGTAATCGCGACAACTCTTTGAGTGCTCCAAATCCCCCAACATTAAGCCTTTGTCCCTCTCGTTGTTCAAAAGTCAATAAAAATAAGACTGCCACCTCCTCCTAATGAAGGTATCATCCACCAATACTTTGTCATCCTCTCCCTtgtgcacttcacttggtcaaggtcacagGTCATCGCTTCCTaaccttggcaagcctatacaacttcttatccctgtttttctcctctaaaaccgcatacaagctctcgaaaGCTGTTGTCTTGATCGTCGAAACCACTAACTTAGCCTATTTCCTAGCAAAGTTATACTCCTCCCTATTCGTCCGCTTCTCCTCGTCATACTTGCTCTCCACCAACTTcgcataagccaccttcttagtTTCCACCTTCCTCTTAACTTCTTctttccaccaccagtcccccagTGCTTGCCAGATCGGCTtctcgaaacacccaacacctctctagctgTCTCCTTGATACAACTGACAGTCATctcgtgcccctaagaaaggtaagaaaaaggaccaagcaaatatgattgagtccaacaaagaatgtgatgatctgtgtgctatgttttcagaatgcaacttggtggggaatcctcgcgagtggtggatggattccggTGCCACCCGTCATGTTTGTGCCAACtaagagttgttttcgtcatttgctccggctcaagtagaagaaatgatctacatggctaactccgctacggctaaggtagaaggaacaggaaaagtgggcttgaaaatAACTTCAGGAAAGgttttgacacttaacaatgtcttgtacgttCCAGAATTgcgtaggaacttgatttctgtttcacttctagacaagaacagattcaaatgtgtaaccgtttctgaaaaaattgtaattagcaaaggagaagtgtatataggaaaaggctatctcaccgagggcctttataagatgaatgtaatgaatgttgaaatcaataaaagtttaaattcttcttacttgcttgagtcttataatttgtggcatgaacgtttaggccatgttaattacaaaacgttacgaaaattgattaacttagaggttttgccaaattttgagtgcaataaatcaaagtgtcaaacgtgtgtggaatcaaagtatgtcaagcatccttataagtccgttgaaaggaattccaaccccttagacttaatacacactgacatttgtgatatgaagtcaacaccatcacgtggtggaaaaaagtatttcataacttttattgacgattgcactagatattgttatgtctacttgctaaatagtaaggatgaagcaatagatgcgtttaggcaatacaaaactgaagtagaaaatcagttagagaaaaagataaaaacgataagaagtgataggggcgaagaatatgaatctcctttcgccgaaatatgtgtagagaatggaattgtccatcaaactacggcccgtattcacctcaatctaatagaattgcggaaagaaaaaatcaaactttgaaggaaatgatgaatgtcttacttataagttccggtttaccgcaaaacttgtggggaggctatccttacagccaatcgtatactcaataaagttccccatagtaagacacaatcaattccttatgagaaatggaaaggaaggaaacccaacttgaaatatttcaaagtgtgggggtgtatagcaaaggtccaagttccaatgcctaaaagggttaagataggacctaagatggtggactgtgtgtacataggatatgctaaaagtagtaaagcatatcggtttttggttcataaatccgaacatccggatataaatgaaaatacagtaattgaatcagataatgctgaattctttgaaaacatttacccgtacaaaattagacatgaacggtctagtggaggatctaaacaacctcgagatgaaccaagtgagaatgtacataatgaagagaatccaagacgtagtacacgtcaaagaacatctacttcgtttggatcagattttgtaacatctctcttagaaaatgagcctcaaacatttaaagaagcgatgtcgtcgtcagactcatccttttggaaagaggcagtcaatagtgaaattgattcaatcttaagcaaccatacgtgggaattggttgatcttcctccaggaaataaacctttaggttataaatggatcttcaaaaggaaaataaaagcagATGGTagtattgacaaatacaaggcaagacttgaaGTAAAGGCTTCAAGCAAAAAGaaagccttgattactttgatacatattcGCCAggaacaaggataacatcgattcgaatgttaattgccttggcagcggtatatggtcttgaaatccttcaaatggatgtgaaaaccacattcctaaatagagaattggaggaagatatttatatggaacaacctgaggtttttgtggttccaggaaaggagaataaggtgtgtaaacttattaagtcattgtatggactaaagcaagcacctaaacaatggcatatgaagtttgaccaaaccatgttgacaAACgagttcaaaataaatgaatgtgataaatgtgtttatattaaagacactccaagtcaccaagtcattgtgtgtttatatgtggatgatatgtagatcatcagtagagacatttctgacataaatgcaacgaaacgaatgctcgagagcaagtttgatatgaaagaccttggagttgcggatgtgatcttaggtataagaatccatagaactccacaagggttggcattgtcacagtctcattatatcgaaaaggtacttgacaaattcaagtatatggaattcggtattgccaagactccattggatgtgagctttgcacttcgaaagaatgaaagtgaaagtgactcacaattggagtacgcaagagtattgggatgtttaatgtatataatgaactgtacacgaccagatatagcatgcgctattagtaaattgagtcggtacacgagtaatcccaacaaaactcattagatggcaatgaaaagagtgtttcgatatcttaaatacactcaagactatgttttgcattataataaatatcccgcggtacttgaaggacatagtgatgcaaattggatcaccgcaTAGAACGAAGTAAAattcacaagtggatatgtatttactatcggtgaaggagcagtctcttggaaatcatccaaacagacttgtattgctcgctctacaatggaatctgaatttatcgcattggataaaaccggtgaagaagcagaatggctccaaatttcttggaagatattacttattggcccaaaccagtggcaccagtatgtatacactgtgatagccaagcaacaataggtagggcaggaagCATGATGTACagcggtaaatctcgtcacataagacggagacataataccgtcaaggaacttctctctagtggaattatcactgttgactatgtaaagtcaaaggataatgtgtcggatccacttacaaaaggcctatctagagaaggagtagaaagggcatccaagggaatgggtttaaggcctaggataagtcagcatggcagtaactctacctagcagacagtaactctacctagcagactggagattccaagagctaggttcaaggagatcaaacaaatttgtgtctgacaggttcaacattgtcaattgcccaacccattctcatgatgtagacaatgtttagtaaacaaggataagacttaaggtgaaaagtcttttaatgattatcaaatctataggattgaacatatagaaatcacctatgtgagggcgaagtggaagccgctttaaggagaatgttagtaaaggcctattctctaagctatcaagaaaccgggacgtgttcatgactgaaaagaacaaaaccgtgagaaccataaatggtaaaaggctggttgtgtgacatgtgttatctaggtgtacactaaagcttgacggttcaaagatatcaaatctaccgattgaccgagtgcatccgatgcatgttcactacgaaaagttcaaaggaaaacccacttatctagatgcaatcagtctttgcttgatgatcacatacttgtccgtaaaaacTTTACGAAAAATAAtcatttcccattcatgtgggggattgttgggttcaaagtatatgaaaaatggaggaaaaatggtgGAAAAGAGAGACACCAATTTAGAGAGTGTACTCTCAAATTagaaagttcactctttctctcacattggtggaagaagagaacttgtgagtgtttaaaataaggaacacttactccacatggtaagtgaggcaagaaataagagatgcctcgcaccGTTGTCTTCgttgctcgctcggctcggcttcggctttggcTTCAGCTtcggatttggaaaatgatcgatcgatgagatctatctttttggacaattTATTCGACAGAAATTTAATCCGAAGGGAAAGAAAAAACACAGTaaatttttctatgttttgatcCTCGAGTTATATGCATGCATGGCACTATTTCGAACTGATGCTTCTGAAATAAAAtctcttcttgtcttaaaaacattctgtgtgatcaatcaaattgttgagtgagttcgtagaatccgacaatttgaggtaccgctattggtCGGATtgtaggccattttatcctgggatgaagattccataaccttgggtacagtgaggggaattattccttaaggacactccgtgaagtcgggggacttggccttaaattctgtttcatctattttctgaaatctaacacacttcttggatagattattaagtaattttgtgttgaaggtgttaaagaacttcagaggtgttcttgtttatacatgaactATTGTTGAAGTTCGTGTTGCAATTAttcagattcttgtacccgaaactacataaaataacacTTAGTAGCCCATAATGCTTGACTGACTCATGAAAACCCTCAAAAGAGGGGTATCTTTCTACGTAACAGATGTCAACCATGCAGGAGGAGGCAGAACCATAAACCATTTGTTCATTTTCATTGGAAAGTAAAAGCCCAACCCTGGCACATTTTTCTCCTAAAATGGGTAATGACAAGTAACACCACAGATCaatgcctttttcttttttattttgagaatataataCAGTATCAATTCTTAGCCTCTAAGAATACCTATAAGATTAGAAAGGGATTCctgttttttgcttttttttgcTCAACCTGTAAATAGATCAGCACTCCCTTAGTGTTGTTCTTACTTTTTATAATACCATGACCTTTCTCTTAACAAGAAAATCAAGTTTATGCTAGAACAAGGAAATTACAGGAAGAAGTGAGATGTGAATCTGCAGCTGAAGGAAAGAATGATCTTGCCTCGTCTTTTGTCATGTCTGACTCCTTGGCTGCTGACCATGCTTTTGAAATCATGAGCACCAGTGCTGAATCAAGTTGatttttttgggccaaatcatctATTTTCTTGCAAGCCGCATCCAAAGAAGGAGAATTGAGTATATCTTGGAATTTTAACTCTGCAGCGTTTAATGCTTCTATGCTTTCAGTAGCAGTATCATAAGATTCCACAGCTGCCAAACACATATTCCCTAGTTTTGCCACAGCTAATTATAGAGAAAATGCAAAATCTGGTCAGTGAAACCGATCAACAGCAGAAACAAAGTAATGAAAAGCAAGGGAACATATGGTTTTCAATTTCTAAATTTACAGTAAGAGAATCTTACACTCCCAGAGTCAGAGATTCTCCAAAAGCTGCTTCTATCTCATTAAAACAAAATATCATATTGTAGCATACTAATATTTGTTTTCTATAGCAAGaggaaaaattttaattgataCTTTTTGACTTCTTTCTCTTGGACCTTAGGAGTGACTCCACATATAGCGAGCTTTAGTGAGGAGTAAATGTGTTAATATATGGGAAACAACATTTCTAGCATGTATATATTGCAAAAAGGAAATAGTGTCTTAGTACAGATTACAAGGCAAAACTTTCAAAGTAAATTCAAcccaaaataagaagaaaattccAGGCAGGAGGCATATTTACCATTTTGTTCTGCTGGATCATCATAATAGGATTCTGCGACAGTGTGGAGATGAACAAAAAACTCTTTTGTAAAATCTTTACGACGCCTGGCAACAATATCACCAACCTCGGATGGTGACCTTCTGATGGTCTCAAGAAGTTCGTTATGCCTCTGAACGTCATCATCAACCTGGAAAGGAACTTCCAGTTGAATCTCAAAAAAAACAGACCAAGCTCACATAAAAGCTGAAAATTGTATCTTAAACAcaagaaataagataaatattGCAAGAAATCTACTAATAATCCTCAAAATCACCCTCAATCCTTTGATCTGTAATATGTAATTGATTATAAAAGATCAACTCATCCCAATAGAGCACAGAAATTAGCAACAACTAAACATAAATAATTGATTAAATTTAGTATTCATGATTCAACTGAGCGCTTGTTGGGACTTTCTTAAAGAAGAAACTCAAATAAATACAACAGAATAAGGTTTAATCTTATTCATGGAGAtttgaaattattcaaaaatgAATTTGACATAATTGAGTTTCTATGTAAATTGAAAGCATATTAATTCATGATATGGCATATACAGCATGAGAACTTCATGCTCGCTATGGAAGTCAGTTACCTCTTTCAGTTTTCTTTGAAGCCTGAGAAACTTGTGCTTCATTCCAGGATCACTCTCACCGTCTGCTCGGTCCTGACACCGCTTGTAGAAGTGGGGGCGAATATTGTTCCATTCCTTACTAAATGCTAGCAATCTTCTCCAATCAATAGGTTTGGGCTTGTCAACCAAGAAGACCTCAATTAACTTGTCGCATATTCGGATCATTTTATTCTCATCCAACCCTTCAGAAGCATCTTTACTGTCCTCTCCGTTTTCCATATCAGTTTCTTGACTAGTAACAGAATCAGATAACTTAGTAGTGGATATTTGGTCGTTGACT
Proteins encoded in this window:
- the LOC107867582 gene encoding uncharacterized protein At4g37920 isoform X1 — encoded protein: MVLAASIIPCSYAVTVRPPTCASRNFSLLPPLSFIPNPIQHRQRHLAGANTGGSFLSINGLRLRQSSLAAVIGDITAVPDGAVNDQISTTKLSDSVTSQETDMENGEDSKDASEGLDENKMIRICDKLIEVFLVDKPKPIDWRRLLAFSKEWNNIRPHFYKRCQDRADGESDPGMKHKFLRLQRKLKEVDDDVQRHNELLETIRRSPSEVGDIVARRRKDFTKEFFVHLHTVAESYYDDPAEQNAVAKLGNMCLAAVESYDTATESIEALNAAELKFQDILNSPSLDAACKKIDDLAQKNQLDSALVLMISKAWSAAKESDMTKDEVKDVLYHLYMTSRGNLQRLMPKEVRILKYLLTVKDPEERMCALKDAFTPGEELEGDDVDCLYTTPEQLYNLIGTVVDAYNFSREGTLIREARDLMNPTIIQKMEELKKLIVDNFM
- the LOC107867582 gene encoding uncharacterized protein At4g37920 isoform X2, which encodes MVLAASIIPCSYAVTVRPPTCASRNFSLLPPLSFIPNPIQHRQRHLAGANTGVIGDITAVPDGAVNDQISTTKLSDSVTSQETDMENGEDSKDASEGLDENKMIRICDKLIEVFLVDKPKPIDWRRLLAFSKEWNNIRPHFYKRCQDRADGESDPGMKHKFLRLQRKLKEVDDDVQRHNELLETIRRSPSEVGDIVARRRKDFTKEFFVHLHTVAESYYDDPAEQNAVAKLGNMCLAAVESYDTATESIEALNAAELKFQDILNSPSLDAACKKIDDLAQKNQLDSALVLMISKAWSAAKESDMTKDEVKDVLYHLYMTSRGNLQRLMPKEVRILKYLLTVKDPEERMCALKDAFTPGEELEGDDVDCLYTTPEQLYNLIGTVVDAYNFSREGTLIREARDLMNPTIIQKMEELKKLIVDNFM